One window of the Puntigrus tetrazona isolate hp1 chromosome 13, ASM1883169v1, whole genome shotgun sequence genome contains the following:
- the pdzd7a gene encoding PDZ domain-containing protein 7a yields MAHSSDTARKDMTNGAHPSAQPGPSGTSTLPRYLHKKQQRQRGVRSSSPMGRVILINAPVDGGDDSEDIHTITVDKSEDGRLGFSVRGGSEHGLGIFVSKVEDESSAELAGLCVGDKLVEVNGISLESITMSSAVKVLTGNNRLRMVVRRVGKVPGIRYSKEKTTWVDLIHRRMVVEESGRTPSEASSDGALRRIVHLYTTSDDYCLGFNIRGGKEFGLGIYVSKLDPGGLAEQNGIKMGDQILAANGVSFEDITHSNAVEVLKSHTHVMLTIKEAGRYPAYKEMVAEYSWLNKLANGGQPSSSQGSDSYSSTSSLSSGTPVSSLSGLSQVMFPPVFGSEMVDVCISTEDRSRRPSSERIETAIQTDPPEPDATSRSSRVLTTETSRTVGETVLLKDTVIRSGTAKSRTRTFSAGDKETLDSAKTAVLMALSKPRKPIRRSQSHITVSEDKLKKRKHQKDKVETERSTLQRSKTFVSLLFKSGRRRERSSSRDRKDKGTGDGHRGRSKSPKHLDNEPGKERGRPIINLLSSPRETRAGVREHSPIPSPETMALLEDMARKLLNEDEVAAVMRHCKRFLVDRVVEDLVRPLLAILDKPEKLLLLREVRMIIPPTDLGRFDSMVLPFELEAYDILKNRSVRSPVLRSPRHGGTPRRHLITPIPDYRGGFHLQPVQDLERERQLIEDLERLRLAGLPTGRLPPPRAFTPLLDVPVDTYITDSLRNRSLSPARPSWTHSESPHGTGRVGRSPQRRDSVFPRTSHHDSLSSRGDSAPERGRSPYRNGHRMKTDKSQNGKEVKHTVMSAQRRSRTPLTQVFAPSSDQDWKEPVNGHSDSQETPPEQEYELTTVTISKTKQSLGISISGGIESKVQPMVKIEKIFPGGAASTSNVLKAGFELMSVDGESLQGVTHQHAVDAIRRAFSNKAKDPMEFIVKVPKNPRD; encoded by the exons ATGGCTCATTCGTCTGACACGGCACGCAAAGACATGACGAATGGGGCTCATCCCAGTGCCCAGCCAGGGCCCTCGGGCACTTCTACTCTCCCACGCTATCTGCACAAGAAGCAGCAGCGCCAGAGAGGAGTGAGATCTTCCTCTCCTATGGGCAGGGTCATCCTCATCAATGCACCTGTTGATG GTGGGGATGACAGTGAAGACATCCACACAATTACTGTGGACAAAAGTGAGGATGGCAGGCTGGGCTTCAGCGTGCGGGGAGGCTCTGAACACGGCCTGGGAATCTTTGTCAGCAAAGTGGAGGATGAGAGCTCCGCAG AGTTGGCAGGCCTGTGTGTCGGGGATAAGCTAGTCGAGGTGAATGGCATAAGTCTGGAGAGCATCACCATGAGCAGCGCAGTAAAAGTCCTGACAGGAAATAATCGTCTGCGCATGGTGGTAAGACGTGTTGGGAAGGTGCCTGGTATCCGCTATTCGAAAGAAAAGACTACATG GGTTGACCTGATCCACCGAAGGATGGTAGTGGAAGAAAGTGGTCGCACCCCTTCAGAGGCCAGTTCAGATGGAGCCCTGCGCAGAATAGTTCACCTCTACACAACCTCAGATGACTACTGCCTGGGCTTCAACATCCGCGGTGGCAAAGAGTTTGGCCTGGGCATCTACGTCTCAAA GCTGGACCCCGGTGGCCTGGCAGAGCAAAATGGAATTAAAATGGGGGATCAGATTCTGGCAGCCAATGGAGTGAGTTTTGAGGACATCACACACAGCAATGCAGTAGAAGTGCTAAAGAGTCACACTCACGTGATGCTGACCATTAAG GAAGCTGGCCGATATCCTGCTTACAAGGAGATGGTGGCAGAGTACAGCTGgcttaataaat TGGCTAATGGAGGCCAGCCCTCCTCCTCCCAGGGTTCAGACTCCTACTCCTccacttcctctctctcctccgggACGCCGGTCAGCTCTCTCAGCGGCCTCTCGCAGGTCATGTTCCCCCCTGTATTCGGCTCAGAGATGGTGGATGTGTGCATCTCTACCGAGGACCGCTCACGTCGCCCCAGCTCTGAACGGATAGAGACCGCCATCCAAACGGACCCACCGGAGCCGGACGCCACATCAAGATCTAGTAGGGTCTTAACCACAGAAACCAGCCGAACGGTTGGTGAAACTGTCCTGTTAAAAGACACGGTGATCCGCAGCGGGACTGCCAAATCTCGGACAAGGACGTTCTCTGCTGGGGATAAAGAGACTTTGGACTCTGCTAAAACGGCGGTCCTGATGGCCCTGAGCAAGCCTCGCAAACCCATCCGCCGATCCCAGAGTCACATCACTGTGTCAG AGGACAAGCTGAAGAAAAGGAAGCATCAAAAGGACAAGGTAGAGACAGAAAGGAGCACCCTGCAGCGCTCCAAAACCTTTGTCAGCTTGCTCTTTAAAAGCGGACGCAGGAGGGAAAGGTCGTCCTCTAGAGACAGGAAGGACAAAGGGACAGGGGACGGACACAGAGGAAGATCCAAATCCCCGAAACATTTAGATAACGAACCTG GTAAAGAGCGGGGTCGACCCATAATTAACCTGTTGAGTTCTCCCAGAGAGACTCGTGCAGGCGTGAGGGAGCACAGCCCCATCCCCAGCCCCGAGACCATGGCCCTGTTGGAGGATATGGCCCGCAAACTGCTCAACGAGGATGAGGTAGCGGCTGTCATGAGACACTGTAAAAGG TTTCTAGTTGATCGTGTGGTTGAGGATCTGGTGCGCCCCCTGCTGGCCATCTTGGACAAGCCTGAGAAGCTCCTGCTGCTGAGGGAGGTTAG AATGATCATCCCTCCCACGGACCTGGGCCGGTTTGACAGCATGGTTTTGCCCTTTGAGCTTGAGGCCTATGACATACTAAAAAACCGCTCTG TAAGGTCTCCTGTCCTACGTTCTCCACGTCATGGTGGAACACCTCGTCGTCATCTAATAACTCCAATCCCAG ATTACCGTGGCGGATTCCACCTTCAGCCGGTGCAGGATCTGGAGAGAGAACGGCAGCTCATTGAAGATCTGGAACGGCTGCGTTTGGCAGGTTTACCGACCGGACGACTTCCTCCTCCTCGAGCTTTCACTCCTCTCCTGGATGTACCAGTGGACACTTACATCACAGACTCGCTCCGTAATCGCTCACTGAGCCCCGCTCGGCCCAGCTGGACTCACTCGGAGTCTCCTCACGGCACGGGACGCGTCGGACGCTCACCCCAGAGAAGAGACAGCGTTTTCCCCAGGACATCACACCATGACTCTTTATCCAGCAGGGGTGATTCTGCCCCTGAGCGAGGGAGATCTCCTTATAGGAATGGACATCGAATGAAAACAGACAAATCCCAGAATGGTAAAGAGGTAAAGCATACTGTAATGAGTGCACAACGCCGGAGCAGGACACCACTGACACAGGTGTTTGCGCCCAGCTCGGATCAGGACTGGAAAGAACCAGTGAATGGACATTCAGACAGCCAAGAAACCCCACCAGAGCAGGAGTATGAACTAACCACAGTTACTATTTCTAAGACCAAACAGTCCCTTG GAATAAGCATCTCAGGTGGGATTGAGTCAAAGGTGCAGCCAATGGTGAAAATAGAGAAGATCTTTCCAGGAGGAGCAGCATCTACTAGTAACGTTCTAAAG gCTGGATTCGAGCTGATGTCGGTTGACGGAGAGTCCCTCCAAGGTGTTACACATCAGCATGCGGTGGATGCCATTCGAAGGGCTTTCAGCAACAAGGCCAAAGACCCCATGGAGTTTATCGTCAAAGTTCCCAAGAACCCGAGGGACTGA
- the lzts2a gene encoding leucine zipper putative tumor suppressor 2a isoform X2, whose product MALVQALPVPTDHPKPSADVQQCCSVSHSPTVAAASTMGSVSSLISGRTYQERHCRAASDFGAKYRKPTPATSCFRQQEGTLRSASSQEQLLTSQPPLPAKNRSSALISAGNGNYGYLSDEPVGDWNDNHVTTCSPSSDTEEPPDNRGMNGNIGGPPPKLVPVSGRLEKSMEKILIRPTAFKPVVPKNRNSMQYLSPRSGGSLSESQGSLNLLLPGTGAGLGCTEKRNSYSGGRNARSSQSCTMSDSGRNSLSSLPTYSSTGYSLAQSEVPTGHMESTRSGGGHGHSNSDSGRSSSSKSTGSLSGRGQPLSDSGSCGRSPAPGEGYEGVIRELEEKLRERDLELQQLRDNLDENEAAICQVYEEKQKRCEQELEDLRQSCASKMKQVQLKAQRAQQVLQLQVFQLQQEKKKLQEDFSQLLQEREALEKRCASFEKEQTQLGPRLEETKWEVCQKSGEISLLKQQLKDVQADLGQKASEIIALKAQLREARSELQASQARSQEAHATARTRTLELEVCENELQRRKSEAELLREKVGRLEEESHRLKEALAVPPSQTLPSKGQCMSLPLPQSRGGIAHGISPAFRDNGSEEQFLAYESDEAKVQRQSVDVLHGLRQQVDRLRAELMYERRRSEDQMEAFEDERRVWQEEKDKVIRYQKQLQQNYIQMYRRNRDLERVMRELSLELENRDMEEFDMRSNEIHFEEITATEI is encoded by the exons ATGGCTCTAGTTCAGGCACTGCCTGTGCCCACTGATCACCCCAAACCCAGTGCTGACGTCCAGCAGTGCTGCTCAGTGTCTCACTCGCCCACCGTAGCTGCGGCAAGCACCATGGGCTCCGTCAGCAGCCTCATCTCTGGACGTACCTACCAGGAACGTCACTGCCGAGCTGCCAGCGACTTTGGTGCCAAGTATCGCAAACCCACACCAGCTACGAGCTGCTTCAGACAGCAGGAGGGCACGCTGCGCAGTGCCAGCTCACAGGAGCAGCTTCTCACCAGCCAGCCTCCTTTGCCTGCTAAGAACAGGTCCTCTGCACTTATCTCTGCTGGCAATGGCAACTATGGCTATTTGAGTGACGAGCCAGTGGGTGACTGGAATGATAATCATGTGACCACGTGCAGCCCGTCCAGTGATACAGAAGAGCCTCCTGATAACAGAGGCATGAATGGTAACATTGGTGGTCCACCTCCCAAACTCGTCCCAGTGTCAGGCAGGCTGGAAAAG AGTATGGAGAAGATACTGATCCGTCCCACTGCCTTTAAACCTGTCGTGCCCAAGAATCGTAACTCCATGCAGTACCTGTCTCCACGGTCAGGGGGCAGTTTGTCTGAAAGCCAGGGCAGCCTCAACCTCTTACTTCCTGGCACTGGAGCAGGGTTGGGCTGTACGGAGAAGCGCAACTCTTACAGCGGTGGGCGCAATGCACGGAGTAGCCAGTCCTGCACTATGTCCGACTCAGGCCGCAACTCACTCTCCAGCCTACCCACCTACAGCAGCACAGGGTACAGCCTGGCTCAGAGCGAGGTACCCACCGGGCACATGGAAAGCACTCGCTCTGGCGGTGGCCACGGACACTCCAACTCTGACAGTGGTCGGTCATCATCCAGTAAGAGCACGGGGTCTTTAAGTGGCCGTGGTCAGCCCCTCTCAGACAGCGGATCGTGTGGCCGCTCCCCGGCTCCTGGAGAGGGGTATGAAGGCGTCATTAGGGAACTTGAGGAGAAGCTGAGGGAAAGAGACCTGGAGCTGCAGCAACTCAGGGACAACCTGGATGAGAACGAGGCAGCCATCTGTCAG GTGTATGAGGAGAAACAGAAACGTTGCGAGCAAGAGCTGGAGGACCTTCGGCAGAGTTGCGCATCGAAAATGAAGCAGGTGCAGCTGAAGGCACAGCGGGCACAACAGGTCCTGCAGTTGCAGGTGTttcagctgcagcaggagaagaagaaactgCAAGAGGACTTCTCCCAACTGCTTCAGGAACGGGAGGCGTTGGAGAAGAGATGTGCCTCTTTCGAGAAGGAGCAGACTCAGCTAGGTCCTCGTCTAGAAGAGACAAAGTGGGAG GTCTGTCAGAAGTCAGGTGAGATCTCTCTACTGAAGCAGCAGCTGAAGGACGTACAGGCTGATCTTGGCCAGAAGGCCAGCGAGATTATTGCTTTGAAGGCCCAGTTGAGAGAGGCTCGTTCAGAGCTCCAAGCTAGCCAGGCTCGCTCACAGGAAGCACACGCCACAGCCCGCACTCGTACACTCGAACTTGAGGTTTGTGAGAACGAGCTACAGCGGCGTAAAAGCGAAGCGGAGCTCCTGCGAGAGAAGGTGGGCCGTTTGGAGGAAGAGTCTCACCGGCTTAAAGAGGCCCTGGCAGTGCCCCCGTCCCAAACTCTTCCTTCTAAGGGCCAATGCATGAGCTTGCCCCTTCCCCAAAGTCGTGGAGGAATTGCACATGGGATCAGCCCTGCTTTCCGGGACAACGGCAGTGAAGAGCAGTTTCTGGCATACGAGAGCGATGAAGCCAAGGTACAGCGTCAGAGCGTGGATGTACTTCACGGCCTCCGTCAGCAGGTGGACCGACTGAGGGCTGAGCTGATGTATGAGAGGAGGCGGAGTGAGGACCAGATGGAGGCCTTTGAGGATGAACGCAGGGTGTGGCAGGAGGAGAAAGACAAGGTGATCCGTTACCAGAAGCAGCTGCAGCAGAACTACATCCAGATGTACCGCAGAAATCGAGACCTAGAACGTGTGATGAGGGAACTTAGCCTTGAGCTGGAGAACAGGGACATGGAGGAGTTTGACATGCGTAGCAATGAGATCCATTTCGAGGAGATCACTGCCACTGAAATCTAA
- the lzts2a gene encoding leucine zipper putative tumor suppressor 2a isoform X1, which produces MDAIAPALFTQSTSVCPGRVFAMALVQALPVPTDHPKPSADVQQCCSVSHSPTVAAASTMGSVSSLISGRTYQERHCRAASDFGAKYRKPTPATSCFRQQEGTLRSASSQEQLLTSQPPLPAKNRSSALISAGNGNYGYLSDEPVGDWNDNHVTTCSPSSDTEEPPDNRGMNGNIGGPPPKLVPVSGRLEKSMEKILIRPTAFKPVVPKNRNSMQYLSPRSGGSLSESQGSLNLLLPGTGAGLGCTEKRNSYSGGRNARSSQSCTMSDSGRNSLSSLPTYSSTGYSLAQSEVPTGHMESTRSGGGHGHSNSDSGRSSSSKSTGSLSGRGQPLSDSGSCGRSPAPGEGYEGVIRELEEKLRERDLELQQLRDNLDENEAAICQVYEEKQKRCEQELEDLRQSCASKMKQVQLKAQRAQQVLQLQVFQLQQEKKKLQEDFSQLLQEREALEKRCASFEKEQTQLGPRLEETKWEVCQKSGEISLLKQQLKDVQADLGQKASEIIALKAQLREARSELQASQARSQEAHATARTRTLELEVCENELQRRKSEAELLREKVGRLEEESHRLKEALAVPPSQTLPSKGQCMSLPLPQSRGGIAHGISPAFRDNGSEEQFLAYESDEAKVQRQSVDVLHGLRQQVDRLRAELMYERRRSEDQMEAFEDERRVWQEEKDKVIRYQKQLQQNYIQMYRRNRDLERVMRELSLELENRDMEEFDMRSNEIHFEEITATEI; this is translated from the exons AGTGTGTGTCCTGGGCGTGTGTTCGCCATGGCTCTAGTTCAGGCACTGCCTGTGCCCACTGATCACCCCAAACCCAGTGCTGACGTCCAGCAGTGCTGCTCAGTGTCTCACTCGCCCACCGTAGCTGCGGCAAGCACCATGGGCTCCGTCAGCAGCCTCATCTCTGGACGTACCTACCAGGAACGTCACTGCCGAGCTGCCAGCGACTTTGGTGCCAAGTATCGCAAACCCACACCAGCTACGAGCTGCTTCAGACAGCAGGAGGGCACGCTGCGCAGTGCCAGCTCACAGGAGCAGCTTCTCACCAGCCAGCCTCCTTTGCCTGCTAAGAACAGGTCCTCTGCACTTATCTCTGCTGGCAATGGCAACTATGGCTATTTGAGTGACGAGCCAGTGGGTGACTGGAATGATAATCATGTGACCACGTGCAGCCCGTCCAGTGATACAGAAGAGCCTCCTGATAACAGAGGCATGAATGGTAACATTGGTGGTCCACCTCCCAAACTCGTCCCAGTGTCAGGCAGGCTGGAAAAG AGTATGGAGAAGATACTGATCCGTCCCACTGCCTTTAAACCTGTCGTGCCCAAGAATCGTAACTCCATGCAGTACCTGTCTCCACGGTCAGGGGGCAGTTTGTCTGAAAGCCAGGGCAGCCTCAACCTCTTACTTCCTGGCACTGGAGCAGGGTTGGGCTGTACGGAGAAGCGCAACTCTTACAGCGGTGGGCGCAATGCACGGAGTAGCCAGTCCTGCACTATGTCCGACTCAGGCCGCAACTCACTCTCCAGCCTACCCACCTACAGCAGCACAGGGTACAGCCTGGCTCAGAGCGAGGTACCCACCGGGCACATGGAAAGCACTCGCTCTGGCGGTGGCCACGGACACTCCAACTCTGACAGTGGTCGGTCATCATCCAGTAAGAGCACGGGGTCTTTAAGTGGCCGTGGTCAGCCCCTCTCAGACAGCGGATCGTGTGGCCGCTCCCCGGCTCCTGGAGAGGGGTATGAAGGCGTCATTAGGGAACTTGAGGAGAAGCTGAGGGAAAGAGACCTGGAGCTGCAGCAACTCAGGGACAACCTGGATGAGAACGAGGCAGCCATCTGTCAG GTGTATGAGGAGAAACAGAAACGTTGCGAGCAAGAGCTGGAGGACCTTCGGCAGAGTTGCGCATCGAAAATGAAGCAGGTGCAGCTGAAGGCACAGCGGGCACAACAGGTCCTGCAGTTGCAGGTGTttcagctgcagcaggagaagaagaaactgCAAGAGGACTTCTCCCAACTGCTTCAGGAACGGGAGGCGTTGGAGAAGAGATGTGCCTCTTTCGAGAAGGAGCAGACTCAGCTAGGTCCTCGTCTAGAAGAGACAAAGTGGGAG GTCTGTCAGAAGTCAGGTGAGATCTCTCTACTGAAGCAGCAGCTGAAGGACGTACAGGCTGATCTTGGCCAGAAGGCCAGCGAGATTATTGCTTTGAAGGCCCAGTTGAGAGAGGCTCGTTCAGAGCTCCAAGCTAGCCAGGCTCGCTCACAGGAAGCACACGCCACAGCCCGCACTCGTACACTCGAACTTGAGGTTTGTGAGAACGAGCTACAGCGGCGTAAAAGCGAAGCGGAGCTCCTGCGAGAGAAGGTGGGCCGTTTGGAGGAAGAGTCTCACCGGCTTAAAGAGGCCCTGGCAGTGCCCCCGTCCCAAACTCTTCCTTCTAAGGGCCAATGCATGAGCTTGCCCCTTCCCCAAAGTCGTGGAGGAATTGCACATGGGATCAGCCCTGCTTTCCGGGACAACGGCAGTGAAGAGCAGTTTCTGGCATACGAGAGCGATGAAGCCAAGGTACAGCGTCAGAGCGTGGATGTACTTCACGGCCTCCGTCAGCAGGTGGACCGACTGAGGGCTGAGCTGATGTATGAGAGGAGGCGGAGTGAGGACCAGATGGAGGCCTTTGAGGATGAACGCAGGGTGTGGCAGGAGGAGAAAGACAAGGTGATCCGTTACCAGAAGCAGCTGCAGCAGAACTACATCCAGATGTACCGCAGAAATCGAGACCTAGAACGTGTGATGAGGGAACTTAGCCTTGAGCTGGAGAACAGGGACATGGAGGAGTTTGACATGCGTAGCAATGAGATCCATTTCGAGGAGATCACTGCCACTGAAATCTAA